One Tenrec ecaudatus isolate mTenEca1 chromosome 12, mTenEca1.hap1, whole genome shotgun sequence DNA segment encodes these proteins:
- the TMEM248 gene encoding transmembrane protein 248, with protein MFNINPLENLKLYISSRPPLVVFMISVSAMAIAFLTLGYFFKIKEIKSPGMAEDWNMFLLRLNDLDLCVSENETLKHLTNDTTTPESTVNSGPARGPTQVPQGLEDSGSVNISVAITLTLDPLRPFGGYSRNVTHLYSTVLGQQIGLSGREAHEEINVTFTLPTAWSADDCALHGHCEQVVFTTCMTLTAALGVFPVTVQPPHCIPDTYSNATLWYKIFTTARDANTKYAQDYNPFWCYKGAIGKVYHAFNPKLTVIVPDDDRSLINLHLMHTSYFLFVMVITMFCYAVIKGRPSKLRQSNPEFCPEKVALAEA; from the exons ATGTTCAACATCAACCCCCTGGAGAACCTGAAGCTGTACATCAGCAGCCGCCCCCCGCTGGTGGTCTTCATGATCAGTGTGAGCGCCATGGCCATCGCCTTCCTAACCCTAGGCTACTTCTTCAAAATCAAGGAAATTAAGTCACCGGGAATGGCCGAG GACTGGAACATGTTCCTGCTGCGGCTTAATGATCTAGACTTGTGTGTATCCGAGAACGAAACACTGAAGCATCTCACCAATGACACGACGACACCAGAAAGCACAGTGAACAGTGGGCCGGCCCGGGGCCCCACCCAGGTCCCCCAGGGCCTGGAGGACTCAGGCTCTGTGAACATCTCTGTTGCCATCACCCTGACGCTGGACCCACTCAGGCCTTTCGGGGGATACTCGCGCAACGTCACTCACCTGTACTCGACCGTCCTAGGGCAGCAGATTGGGCTCTCAG gCAGGGAGGCCCACGAGGAGATCAATGTCACCTTCACGCTGCCCACAGCCTGGAGCGCAGACGACTGCGCGCTCCACGGCCACTGCGAGCAGGTGGTCTTCACGACCTGCATGACCCTCACTGCCGCCCTTGGTGTGTTCCCTGTCACCGT aCAGCCCCCACACTGCATCCCGGACACATACAGCAACGCCACGCTCTGGTACAAGATCTTCACCACAGCCAGAGACGCCAACACAAAATACGCCCAAGACTACAATCCCTTCTGGTGTTACAAGGGGGCCATTGGGAAAGTCTACCATGCATTCAACCCCAAGCTCACAGTCATTGTTCCAGAT GATGACCGCTCCCTGATAAACCTGCACCTCATGCACACCAGCTACTTCCTCTTCGTGATGGTGATAACCATGTTCTGCTACGCCGTTATCAAAGGCAGACCAAGCAAACTACGTCAAAGCAATCCTGAATTCTGTCCTGAGAAG GTGGCTTTGGCTGAAGCTTAA